In a single window of the Streptomyces sp. NBC_00285 genome:
- a CDS encoding S1C family serine protease: MSTENEGTAVPPAPSAPPVPVDAPAASAPHASDAGAPTTPIPPSTPGDAHQGPELVHAGHAPAYASAEGAGGAPQYPGPEGAWPPPQAPGTPLYADGGVGAGEGAGGAGGVWGAAYQQPAPKPKNGRGGLVAAVLVAALVAGGIGGGLGYTLAKNNDDGSSTTLSASDSGGSVKRDAGTVAGVAQKALPSTVTIEAESTSGEGGTGTGFVFDTQGHIVTNNHVVADAVDGGKLTATFPSGKKYDAEVVGHAQGYDVAVIKLKNAPSDLKPLTLGNSDQVAVGDSTIAIGAPFGLSNTVTTGIISAKNRPVASSDGSGSNASYMSALQTDASINPGNSGGPLLDAQGNVIGINSAIQSSSSGGLGGTSQSGSIGLGFAIPINQAKYVAQQLIQTGKPVYAKIGASVSLEDSSGGAKITSEGAGGSASVESGGPAAKAGLKPGDVITKLDDSVIDSGPTLIGEIWTHKPGDKVKITYERGGKTHTVDLTLGSRTGDS; encoded by the coding sequence GTGAGCACCGAGAACGAGGGCACCGCGGTACCCCCGGCCCCGTCTGCACCCCCTGTGCCGGTGGACGCTCCCGCGGCTTCGGCGCCCCACGCCTCCGACGCGGGCGCCCCCACCACTCCGATCCCGCCGAGCACCCCGGGCGACGCCCACCAGGGACCGGAACTCGTGCACGCCGGACATGCTCCGGCGTACGCCTCGGCGGAGGGTGCGGGCGGAGCACCGCAGTACCCCGGCCCCGAGGGCGCGTGGCCGCCGCCGCAGGCCCCTGGCACGCCGTTGTACGCCGACGGCGGCGTGGGCGCCGGTGAGGGTGCCGGTGGCGCGGGCGGCGTCTGGGGCGCGGCCTACCAGCAGCCCGCCCCGAAGCCGAAGAACGGCCGCGGTGGCCTCGTCGCCGCGGTCCTGGTGGCCGCACTGGTCGCCGGCGGCATCGGCGGCGGTCTCGGCTACACCCTGGCCAAGAACAACGACGACGGTTCCTCGACCACCCTCTCCGCCTCCGACAGCGGCGGCAGCGTCAAGCGGGACGCCGGCACCGTCGCGGGCGTGGCGCAGAAGGCCCTGCCCAGCACGGTGACCATCGAGGCGGAGTCCACCAGCGGTGAGGGCGGCACCGGCACCGGGTTCGTCTTCGACACCCAGGGCCACATCGTCACCAACAACCACGTGGTGGCCGACGCGGTCGACGGCGGCAAGCTCACCGCGACCTTCCCGAGCGGCAAGAAGTACGACGCCGAGGTGGTGGGTCACGCACAGGGCTACGACGTGGCGGTGATCAAGCTCAAGAACGCGCCGAGCGACCTCAAGCCGCTCACCCTGGGCAACTCCGACCAGGTGGCGGTCGGCGACTCCACGATCGCCATCGGCGCCCCCTTCGGCCTCTCGAACACCGTCACCACAGGCATCATCAGCGCGAAGAACCGCCCGGTCGCCTCCAGCGACGGCAGCGGCTCGAACGCCTCGTACATGAGCGCCCTGCAGACCGACGCCTCGATCAACCCGGGCAACTCGGGCGGCCCGCTGCTGGACGCCCAGGGCAACGTGATCGGCATCAACTCCGCGATCCAGTCCAGCAGCAGCGGCGGCCTCGGCGGCACCAGCCAGTCCGGCTCGATCGGCCTCGGCTTCGCCATCCCGATCAACCAGGCCAAGTACGTCGCCCAGCAGCTGATCCAGACCGGCAAGCCCGTCTACGCCAAGATCGGCGCGTCCGTCTCCCTGGAGGACTCATCGGGCGGCGCGAAGATCACCAGCGAGGGCGCCGGGGGTTCCGCCTCGGTCGAGTCGGGCGGCCCCGCGGCCAAGGCCGGCCTCAAGCCCGGTGATGTCATCACCAAGCTCGACGACTCGGTCATCGACTCCGGGCCCACGCTGATCGGCGAGATCTGGACCCACAAGCCCGGCGACAAGGTCAAGATCACCTACGAACGGGGCGGCAAGACCCACACGGTCGATCTCACCCTGGGCTCCCGCACCGGCGACAGCTGA
- a CDS encoding glycerophosphodiester phosphodiesterase → MTHARQQLTQVVAHRGASEDAPEHTLAAYRKAIEDGADALECDVRLTADGHLVCVHDRRVNRTSNGRGAVSALELADLAALDFSSRRTRELWRTRDEEPDWVYRPEDREDTSVLTLERLLELVADAGRPVKLAIETKHPTRWAGQVEERLLALLKRFGLDAPASAAESPIRVMSFSARSLHRVRAASPTLPTVYLLQFVSPRLRDGRLPAGVRIAGPSIRIVRNHPGYIERLKKAGHQVHVWTVNETEDVDLCVDLGVDAIITNRPRAVLDRLGR, encoded by the coding sequence GTGACCCACGCACGACAGCAGCTGACACAGGTCGTCGCCCACCGAGGAGCCTCGGAAGACGCCCCCGAGCACACCCTGGCCGCGTACCGGAAAGCGATCGAGGACGGCGCGGACGCCCTCGAATGCGATGTACGTCTCACGGCGGACGGCCATCTCGTCTGTGTCCACGACCGCCGAGTCAACCGTACGTCCAACGGTCGCGGCGCCGTCTCGGCCCTGGAGCTCGCCGACCTCGCCGCCCTGGACTTCAGCTCCCGCAGGACCCGGGAGCTGTGGCGCACCCGTGACGAGGAGCCGGACTGGGTGTACCGGCCCGAGGACCGGGAGGACACCTCGGTCCTCACCCTGGAGCGGCTGCTCGAACTCGTCGCCGACGCGGGGCGGCCGGTGAAGCTGGCCATCGAGACCAAGCACCCCACCCGCTGGGCGGGCCAGGTGGAGGAGCGGCTGCTGGCGCTCCTGAAGAGGTTCGGCCTCGACGCCCCCGCCTCGGCCGCCGAGTCCCCGATCAGGGTCATGAGCTTCTCGGCCCGTTCGCTGCATCGCGTGCGTGCGGCCTCGCCGACGCTGCCGACGGTCTATTTGCTCCAGTTCGTCTCGCCCCGGCTGCGGGACGGCCGGCTGCCCGCGGGGGTGCGGATCGCCGGGCCCTCGATCCGGATCGTGCGCAACCACCCCGGGTACATCGAGCGCCTGAAGAAGGCGGGCCACCAGGTGCACGTGTGGACCGTGAACGAGACGGAGGACGTGGACCTCTGCGTGGACCTCGGAGTCGACGCCATCATCACCAACCGCCCCCGCGCGGTGCTCGACCGCCTGGGCCGCTGA
- a CDS encoding ATP-binding protein, with amino-acid sequence MRRRRATGRFPVQANGASTPWRGAKEVSGVALVVAQEVPTSSSMAVPHGPAGVGTARHRMRVQLRTGGVAESVIDDAVLILSELLSNACKHGRPLGDALAGDGDVRAAWRVEAGGRLTVEVTDGGGPTRPAPATPSVTAHGGRGLNIITALADDWGVRDDARGEVTVWVIVHADVHDPDAGRRRDDFVSRVIAPSVSAISDLGFADAFNDLD; translated from the coding sequence ATGCGTCGGCGGAGGGCGACTGGCCGGTTTCCGGTACAGGCCAATGGGGCATCCACACCGTGGCGTGGGGCGAAGGAGGTCTCGGGGGTGGCGTTGGTGGTGGCACAGGAGGTGCCCACGTCGTCGAGCATGGCCGTACCTCATGGCCCTGCGGGCGTGGGGACAGCGAGGCACCGTATGCGCGTGCAACTGCGCACGGGCGGCGTGGCGGAATCGGTCATCGACGATGCCGTACTCATTCTTTCCGAACTCTTGAGCAACGCTTGCAAACACGGTCGGCCGCTGGGCGACGCCCTGGCCGGGGACGGTGACGTCCGTGCCGCCTGGCGGGTGGAGGCAGGCGGCAGGCTCACGGTCGAGGTGACGGACGGCGGCGGACCCACCCGCCCGGCTCCGGCCACGCCCTCGGTCACCGCGCACGGCGGGCGTGGGCTCAACATCATCACCGCGCTGGCCGACGACTGGGGTGTCAGGGACGATGCCCGGGGCGAGGTCACGGTCTGGGTGATCGTGCACGCGGACGTTCACGATCCGGACGCGGGGCGCCGTCGCGACGACTTCGTGTCGCGGGTCATCGCTCCTTCGGTGTCCGCGATATCCGACCTGGGATTCGCGGACGCGTTCAACGATCTCGACTGA